The following proteins come from a genomic window of Sebastes fasciatus isolate fSebFas1 chromosome 6, fSebFas1.pri, whole genome shotgun sequence:
- the ark2cb gene encoding E3 ubiquitin-protein ligase ARK2C isoform X2 — MVLVHVGYLVLPVFGSVRNRGSHFNRQQQQQQQQHSHATSCRHFQLGPQAPLPMDFPMPHPGQPQSGINPHLAPPGHQHGPPLHPPLNSLPAPQFQDLPAPPFLPQALHQQYLLQQQILEAQHRHILPPSRRTPERVPHQPHRLRPGYEFAPPLHVPPQPVVQQPRYLAEGTDWDLSVDAGLPPHQYHIHPLPQHYQHYLTSPRMHHFPRNNASTQVVVHEIRNYPYPQLHLLALQSLNPSRHASAVRESYELEDRLGSVNRGAVQTTIERFTFPHKYKKRIPQDLKMCLEDEELDTDEKCTICLSMLEDAEDVRRLPCMHLFHQACVDQWLATSRKCPICRVDIETQLTPDS, encoded by the exons ATGGTCTTAGTGCATGTCGGATATCTGGTTCTTCCTGTATTCGGCTCAGTGAGAAACAGAG GATCCCATTTCAACcggcaacagcagcagcagcagcagcagcacagccatGCTACCTCTTGCCGGCACTTCCAGTTAGGTCCTCAGGCCCCGCTGCCCATGGACTTCCCCATGCCCCACCCAGGGCAGCCACAGTCGGGCATTAACCCCCACCTGGCCCCTCCCGGCCACCAGCATGGCCCTCCGCTCCACCCGCCCCTCAACTCCCTGCCCGCTCCCCAGTTCCAGGACCTCCCTGCCCCTCCCTTCCTACCTCAGGCATTACACCAGCAAtacctcctccagcagcagatcCTCGAGGCCCAGCACCGACACATCCTGCCACCCTCCAG ACGCACCCCAGAGAGAGTTCCTCACCAGCCCCACAGACTGCGGCCCGGCTACGAGTTTGCTCCCCCTCTTCATGTCCCTCCTCAGCCTGTGGTGCAGCAGCCCCGCTACCTGGCTGAGGGCACAGACTG ggATCTAAGTGTAGATGCTGGGTTGCCCCCCCACCAGTATCACATCCATCCGCTGCCGCAGCACTATCAGCACTACTTGACCTCTCCTAGGATGCACCACTTCCCTAGAAACAATGCCTCAACACAAGTG GTTGTCCATGAGATCAGAAACTACCCATATCCCCAGCTGCACTTGCTGGCTCTGCAGAGCCTCAACCCCTCCCGCCACGCGTCTGCTGTTAGAGAGAGCTATGAG CTGGAGGACAGGCTGGGCAGTGTAAACCGTGGAGCGGTCCAAACCACCATAGAGAGATTCACCTTCCCCCATAAGtacaaaaag agaaTACCCCAGGACCTGAAGATGTGTCTGGAAGACGAGGAGCTGGACACCGACGAGAAGTGCACCATCTGTCTGTCAATGCTGGAGGATGCAGAGGATGTCAG GAGATTACCCTGCATGCACCTCTTCCACCAGGCGTGTGTGGACCAATGGCTGGCCACCAGCAGAAAGTGCCCCATTTGTAGAGTGGACATTGAGACCCAACTGACCCCCGACAGTTGA
- the ark2cb gene encoding E3 ubiquitin-protein ligase ARK2C isoform X1: protein MVLVHVGYLVLPVFGSVRNRGSHFNRQQQQQQQQHSHATSCRHFQLGPQAPLPMDFPMPHPGQPQSGINPHLAPPGHQHGPPLHPPLNSLPAPQFQDLPAPPFLPQALHQQYLLQQQILEAQHRHILPPSRRTPERVPHQPHRLRPGYEFAPPLHVPPQPVVQQPRYLAEGTDWDLSVDAGLPPHQYHIHPLPQHYQHYLTSPRMHHFPRNNASTQVVVHEIRNYPYPQLHLLALQSLNPSRHASAVRESYEELLQLEDRLGSVNRGAVQTTIERFTFPHKYKKRIPQDLKMCLEDEELDTDEKCTICLSMLEDAEDVRRLPCMHLFHQACVDQWLATSRKCPICRVDIETQLTPDS, encoded by the exons ATGGTCTTAGTGCATGTCGGATATCTGGTTCTTCCTGTATTCGGCTCAGTGAGAAACAGAG GATCCCATTTCAACcggcaacagcagcagcagcagcagcagcacagccatGCTACCTCTTGCCGGCACTTCCAGTTAGGTCCTCAGGCCCCGCTGCCCATGGACTTCCCCATGCCCCACCCAGGGCAGCCACAGTCGGGCATTAACCCCCACCTGGCCCCTCCCGGCCACCAGCATGGCCCTCCGCTCCACCCGCCCCTCAACTCCCTGCCCGCTCCCCAGTTCCAGGACCTCCCTGCCCCTCCCTTCCTACCTCAGGCATTACACCAGCAAtacctcctccagcagcagatcCTCGAGGCCCAGCACCGACACATCCTGCCACCCTCCAG ACGCACCCCAGAGAGAGTTCCTCACCAGCCCCACAGACTGCGGCCCGGCTACGAGTTTGCTCCCCCTCTTCATGTCCCTCCTCAGCCTGTGGTGCAGCAGCCCCGCTACCTGGCTGAGGGCACAGACTG ggATCTAAGTGTAGATGCTGGGTTGCCCCCCCACCAGTATCACATCCATCCGCTGCCGCAGCACTATCAGCACTACTTGACCTCTCCTAGGATGCACCACTTCCCTAGAAACAATGCCTCAACACAAGTG GTTGTCCATGAGATCAGAAACTACCCATATCCCCAGCTGCACTTGCTGGCTCTGCAGAGCCTCAACCCCTCCCGCCACGCGTCTGCTGTTAGAGAGAGCTATGAG GAGCTTCTGCAGCTGGAGGACAGGCTGGGCAGTGTAAACCGTGGAGCGGTCCAAACCACCATAGAGAGATTCACCTTCCCCCATAAGtacaaaaag agaaTACCCCAGGACCTGAAGATGTGTCTGGAAGACGAGGAGCTGGACACCGACGAGAAGTGCACCATCTGTCTGTCAATGCTGGAGGATGCAGAGGATGTCAG GAGATTACCCTGCATGCACCTCTTCCACCAGGCGTGTGTGGACCAATGGCTGGCCACCAGCAGAAAGTGCCCCATTTGTAGAGTGGACATTGAGACCCAACTGACCCCCGACAGTTGA
- the ark2cb gene encoding E3 ubiquitin-protein ligase ARK2C isoform X3 produces the protein MDFPMPHPGQPQSGINPHLAPPGHQHGPPLHPPLNSLPAPQFQDLPAPPFLPQALHQQYLLQQQILEAQHRHILPPSRRTPERVPHQPHRLRPGYEFAPPLHVPPQPVVQQPRYLAEGTDWDLSVDAGLPPHQYHIHPLPQHYQHYLTSPRMHHFPRNNASTQVVVHEIRNYPYPQLHLLALQSLNPSRHASAVRESYEELLQLEDRLGSVNRGAVQTTIERFTFPHKYKKRIPQDLKMCLEDEELDTDEKCTICLSMLEDAEDVRRLPCMHLFHQACVDQWLATSRKCPICRVDIETQLTPDS, from the exons ATGGACTTCCCCATGCCCCACCCAGGGCAGCCACAGTCGGGCATTAACCCCCACCTGGCCCCTCCCGGCCACCAGCATGGCCCTCCGCTCCACCCGCCCCTCAACTCCCTGCCCGCTCCCCAGTTCCAGGACCTCCCTGCCCCTCCCTTCCTACCTCAGGCATTACACCAGCAAtacctcctccagcagcagatcCTCGAGGCCCAGCACCGACACATCCTGCCACCCTCCAG ACGCACCCCAGAGAGAGTTCCTCACCAGCCCCACAGACTGCGGCCCGGCTACGAGTTTGCTCCCCCTCTTCATGTCCCTCCTCAGCCTGTGGTGCAGCAGCCCCGCTACCTGGCTGAGGGCACAGACTG ggATCTAAGTGTAGATGCTGGGTTGCCCCCCCACCAGTATCACATCCATCCGCTGCCGCAGCACTATCAGCACTACTTGACCTCTCCTAGGATGCACCACTTCCCTAGAAACAATGCCTCAACACAAGTG GTTGTCCATGAGATCAGAAACTACCCATATCCCCAGCTGCACTTGCTGGCTCTGCAGAGCCTCAACCCCTCCCGCCACGCGTCTGCTGTTAGAGAGAGCTATGAG GAGCTTCTGCAGCTGGAGGACAGGCTGGGCAGTGTAAACCGTGGAGCGGTCCAAACCACCATAGAGAGATTCACCTTCCCCCATAAGtacaaaaag agaaTACCCCAGGACCTGAAGATGTGTCTGGAAGACGAGGAGCTGGACACCGACGAGAAGTGCACCATCTGTCTGTCAATGCTGGAGGATGCAGAGGATGTCAG GAGATTACCCTGCATGCACCTCTTCCACCAGGCGTGTGTGGACCAATGGCTGGCCACCAGCAGAAAGTGCCCCATTTGTAGAGTGGACATTGAGACCCAACTGACCCCCGACAGTTGA
- the LOC141768914 gene encoding phospholipid phosphatase 1-like isoform X1 encodes MDRTFYTETDTRRRRRTRNMFEAAGIPLIGLDIICLILVGLPFFILTPQHNPFKRGFFCSDESIRYPLKDDTISYQLLGGVMIPFTLIVIVCGESLSVYLSRIQNQSMGTKYVACVYKAVGSYVFGAAASQSLTDIAKYSIGRLRPNFLAVCQPVWSSINCKTGGYIENFTCTGEKFLVDEARLSFYSGHSSFSMYCMLFLVLYIQARLRSEWSRLLRPTIQFFLIATAVYVGLSRVSDYKHHWSDVLTGLLQGGLVATLTVFCVSNFFEQPVDPVVSQEEDSSHTSLQEHPSNGNHYGST; translated from the exons ATGGACAGGACATTCTATACAGAGACAGacaccagaagaagaagaaggacacGCAACATGTTTGAAGCTGCAGGGATCCCTCTCATCGGGCTGGACATAATCTGTCTCATCCTCG TTGGACTTCCATTTTTTATCCTCACCCCTCAACACAACCCGTTCAAACGGGGTTTCTTCTGCAGCGATGAGTCCATCAGATACCCCCTCAAAGATGACACCATATCCTACCAGCTGCTGGGAGGAGTCATGATCCCCTTCACACTGATTGTG ATCGTCTGCGGCGAGAGCCTTTCTGTTTACTTGTCTCGCATCCAGAACCAGTCTATGGGGACCAAGTACGTGGCGTGTGTCTACAAAGCTGTGGGCAGCTATGTGTTCGGAGCTGCTGCTAGCCAGTCTCTGACTGACATAGCCAAGTACTCCATCGGCCGTCTGCGGCCCAACTTCCTGGCTGTATGCCAACCAGTCTGGAGCAGCATCAACTGCAAAACTGGCGGATACATCGAGAACTTCACCTGCACTGGAGAGAAGTTTCTGGTAGATGAGGCCAG ACTGTCCTTCTACTCTGGCCATTCATCCTTCTCCATGTACTGCATGCTGTTCCTTGTA CTGTACATTCAAGCTAGACTGAGGTCAGAATGGTCGAGGCTTCTCCGTCCCACCATCCAGTTCTTCCTGATTGCCACTGCTGTGTATGTGGGTCTGTCCCGGGTGTCTGACTACAAACATCACTGGAGTGATGTGCTCACTGGCCTCCTGCAAGGAGGCTTAGTGGCTACTCTCACA GTGTTCTGTGTGTCCAATTTCTTTGAACAGCCAGTGGACCCCGTGGTGTCACAGGAGGAAGACAGCTCACACACCAGTTTACAGGAACACCCTTCCAATGGGAACCACTATGGCAGCACATAG
- the LOC141768915 gene encoding ATP synthase F(1) complex subunit alpha, mitochondrial-like encodes MLSVRVAAALARSLPRRAGFVSKAVPAACIGVNHLHTHRPWLQKTGTAEVSSILEEKIMGAETSADLEETGRVLSIGDGIARVYGLRNVQAEEMVEFSSGLKGMSLNLEPDNVGVVVFGNDKLIKEGDIVKRTGAIVDVPVGLELLGRVVDALGNAIDGKGPLGSTIRRRVGLKAPGIIPRISVREPMQTGIKAVDSLVPIGRGQRELIIGDRQTGKTAIAIDTIINQKRFNEGTDEKKKLYCIYVAIGQKRSTVAQLVKRLTDADAMKYTIVVSATASDAAPLQYLAPYSGCSMGEFFRDNGKHALIIYDDLSKQAVAYRQMSLLLRRPPGREAYPGDVFYLHSRLLERAAKMNDNFGGGSLTALPVIETQAGDVSAYIPTNVISITDGQIFLETELFYKGIRPAINVGLSVSRVGSAAQTKAMKQVAGTMKLELAQYREVAAFAQFGSDLDAATQQLLNRGVRLTELLKQGQYCPMAIEEQVTVIYAGVRGHLDKMEPSKITRFEKAFLQHVLSQHQDLLSAIRTDGQISEASDTKLKALVLTFLSSFE; translated from the exons ATGCTATCCGTGAGAGTTGCAGCAGCGTTGGCCAGGAGCCTGCCCAGGAGGGCTGGATTT GTGTCCAAGGCTGTCCCGGCCGCCTGCATTGGGGTCAaccacctccacacacacagaccatgGCTGCAGAAGACAG GCACAGCCGAGGTGTCTTCAATCCTGGAGGAGAAGATCATGGGAGCTGAGACCTCTGCAGACCTGGAGGAGACAGGACGTGTGCTGTCCATCGGTGACGGTATTGCCAGAGTGTATGGGCTGAGGAATGTCCAGGCAGAAGAGATGGTGGAGTTCTCCTCTGGACTGAAG GGCATGTCTCTGAACTTGGAGCCCGACAACGTTGGTGTTGTGGTGTTCGGTAACGACAAGCTGATCAAGGAGGGTGACATCGTGAAGAGAACTGGTGCCATTGTGGATGTCCCTGTTGGTTTGGAGCTGCTGGGCCGTGTGGTGGACGCTCTGGGAAATGCCATCGATGGAAAG GGTCCTCTGGGCTCTACCATCCGTAGGCGTGTGGGTCTGAAGGCTCCTGGTATCATCCCCCGTATCTCTGTGAGGGAGCCCATGCAGACTGGCATCAAGGCTGTGGACAGCCTGGTGCCCATCGGCAGAGGTCAGCGTGAGCTGATCATTGGTGACAGGCAGACCGG CAAAACTGCCATTGCCATCGACACAATCATCAACCAGAAGCGCTTCAACGAGGGAACTGACGAGAAGAAGAAGCTGTACTGCATCTACGTCGCCATCGGACAGAAGAGGTCCACCGTCGCGCAGCTGGTCAAGAGGCTGACGGATGCTGATGCCATGAAGTACACCATCGTGGTTTCTGCCACCGCCTCTGATGCTGCTCCTCTGCAGTACCTGGCCCCATACTCCGGCTGCTCCATGGGAGAGTTCTTCAGAGACAACGGCAAGCACGCCCTGATCATCTATGACGATCTGTCCAAGCAG gCTGTTGCCTACCGTCAGATGTCCCTGCTGCTGCGTCGTCCTCCCGGTCGTGAGGCTTACCCCGGTGATGTGTTCTACCTGCACTCCCGTCTGCTGGAGAGAGCCGCCAAGATGAACGACAACTTCGGTGGTGGCTCCCTCACTGCCCTGCCCGTCATCGAGACCCAGGCCGGCGATGTGTCTGCCTACATCCCCACTAATGTCATCTCCATCACAGACGGACAG ATCTTCTTGGAGACTGAGCTGTTCTACAAGGGTATCCGCCCAGCTATCAACGTGGGTCTGTCTGTGTCCAGAGTAGGCTCTGCTGCCCAGACCAAAGCCATGAAGCAG GTGGCCGGTACCATGAAGCTGGAGCTGGCTCAGTACCGTGAGGTGGCTGCTTTCGCCCAGTTCGGCTCTGACCTCGATGCTGCCACCCAGCAGCTCCTTAACAGGGGTGTCAGGCTCACTGAACTGCTCAAGCAGGGACAGTACT GTCCCATGGCCATTGAAGAGCAGGTAACAGTCATCTACGCTGGTGTCAGAGGTCACTTGGACAAAATGGAGCCCAGCAAGATCACAAGGTTCGAGAAGGCTTTCCTGCAGCACGTCCTCAGCCAGCACCAGGACCTGCTGTCTGCAATCAG GACCGACGGTCAGATCTCAGAGGCATCGGACACCAAACTGAAGGCGCTTGTACTGACCTTCCTGTCCAGTTTTGAGTAA
- the LOC141768914 gene encoding phospholipid phosphatase 1-like isoform X2, with the protein MFEAAGIPLIGLDIICLILVGLPFFILTPQHNPFKRGFFCSDESIRYPLKDDTISYQLLGGVMIPFTLIVIVCGESLSVYLSRIQNQSMGTKYVACVYKAVGSYVFGAAASQSLTDIAKYSIGRLRPNFLAVCQPVWSSINCKTGGYIENFTCTGEKFLVDEARLSFYSGHSSFSMYCMLFLVLYIQARLRSEWSRLLRPTIQFFLIATAVYVGLSRVSDYKHHWSDVLTGLLQGGLVATLTVFCVSNFFEQPVDPVVSQEEDSSHTSLQEHPSNGNHYGST; encoded by the exons ATGTTTGAAGCTGCAGGGATCCCTCTCATCGGGCTGGACATAATCTGTCTCATCCTCG TTGGACTTCCATTTTTTATCCTCACCCCTCAACACAACCCGTTCAAACGGGGTTTCTTCTGCAGCGATGAGTCCATCAGATACCCCCTCAAAGATGACACCATATCCTACCAGCTGCTGGGAGGAGTCATGATCCCCTTCACACTGATTGTG ATCGTCTGCGGCGAGAGCCTTTCTGTTTACTTGTCTCGCATCCAGAACCAGTCTATGGGGACCAAGTACGTGGCGTGTGTCTACAAAGCTGTGGGCAGCTATGTGTTCGGAGCTGCTGCTAGCCAGTCTCTGACTGACATAGCCAAGTACTCCATCGGCCGTCTGCGGCCCAACTTCCTGGCTGTATGCCAACCAGTCTGGAGCAGCATCAACTGCAAAACTGGCGGATACATCGAGAACTTCACCTGCACTGGAGAGAAGTTTCTGGTAGATGAGGCCAG ACTGTCCTTCTACTCTGGCCATTCATCCTTCTCCATGTACTGCATGCTGTTCCTTGTA CTGTACATTCAAGCTAGACTGAGGTCAGAATGGTCGAGGCTTCTCCGTCCCACCATCCAGTTCTTCCTGATTGCCACTGCTGTGTATGTGGGTCTGTCCCGGGTGTCTGACTACAAACATCACTGGAGTGATGTGCTCACTGGCCTCCTGCAAGGAGGCTTAGTGGCTACTCTCACA GTGTTCTGTGTGTCCAATTTCTTTGAACAGCCAGTGGACCCCGTGGTGTCACAGGAGGAAGACAGCTCACACACCAGTTTACAGGAACACCCTTCCAATGGGAACCACTATGGCAGCACATAG